From the genome of Nasonia vitripennis strain AsymCx chromosome 1, Nvit_psr_1.1, whole genome shotgun sequence, one region includes:
- the LOC116416384 gene encoding uncharacterized protein LOC116416384 gives MERNGDFIVTFVEQSTIRVTAPIFIKELTRNFSYSYSAIGGLYADDGIMNTTMHNITATMSMDCKINTIQIFNPRLHIEKVGQIRVKMHSSGSFSAIKSLVANVGIPYYCHVGFSPFEPNPFVLILKIVSVENF, from the exons ATGGAGAGAAACGgagattttattgttactttCGTGGAGCAATCGACAATTCGAGTTACAGCGccgatttttataaaagagcTGACAAGAAATTTCAGTTATTCTTATTCCGCAATCGGTGGTCTTTATGCCGATGATGGCATAATGAACACAACTATGCATAACATTACGGCTACCATGAGCATGGATTGTAAAATCAACACCATTCAGATTTTCAATCCAAGACTGCATATAGAGAAAGTTGG GCAAATACGTGTTAAGATGCACAGCAGCGGCTCATTCAGTGCTATAAAAAGTCTAGTTGCAAACGTCGGAATACCATATTATTGTCACGTCGGATTTAGTCCTTTCGAACCAAATCCGTTCGTTTTAATCTTAAAAATAGTCTCGGTAGAAAATTTCTAA